DNA from Prunus persica cultivar Lovell chromosome G6, Prunus_persica_NCBIv2, whole genome shotgun sequence:
TAACTACTTTCATGGGAGCTCATAACTTCAGTGGTAGAGCTATGACTGAACTTATGAGCTCCCATGAAAGTAGCTGATTTGAGATTTCAATGATCTATGTTGTGCAGTCATTCAAAATGGGCATTTCATTTTGATACGAGGGTGGCATTTTAATATAAGCTTCTTGCTTGCTTAGAACCTGAAGCAATAGGGGAAATCTTTTGTCCTTCGAAATATTTTTGCTAAGGTTGGAAACAGTAGATTAAGCTGAAAGATGTTTATGGCGCTCTTTTTGGTTGGGTTAACATGTGGGAATATGAACCACActtctttctatttctttttttcctaaaCAGAACTTGTAACACATGTTATGTTATAATGAAATCGTACTTTCTTGTCACTCAAAAATTTGTAACACAAGTTATGTTTTAATAGCACCACACATGTCACATTTTTCTGGCTAGAGGAGAAAATTCTGAATGAGAACTTCCCTGCAAATTGGTACGGTGAAAATAAAGGGACATTCGatagttttattttagtatTGTTAGGCTGCTGGCATGATATACAGCTTTTAAGCTCAGAATCAGATCAGCAATCAACATATCAGATTaacaaaaggaaaggaaaaagctCAACAATCAATAGTGGCAGCTAAGCTTCATGGGCTTTGTTCACACGAATGAATGGAATTCTCTTTCAAGCCTCTTTCAGTTTCAGGAAGAAACTTTCTCAATATATCTTACAGACACATTCATCACACTCTAAgcccttcttctcttctcccaACCTCACACGTTCATCGCAGGAAACCAAGAAGCTACACAACGCTCTTAGAGTTCTCGACCTCATCACCCCAAAGCCAACCCTCACTGCGCGTCGCCGCCAAGGCCATCTTCGGCTCATTCAGGACTTTCTACAGTCAGATTCCGAACACTTCAGCAATGCCTCTGCTTTCTCTGATTCAAATTCGCCAATAAAAATCTCAACTTTGTTGGATGAACTGTTTGATTCTAGCTCTGTTGATTCTCCATCATGCGCAGAAAGGTTTCCGATTGATGCAAGCGTTTTGTCACATGCCATAAGCTCATATGGGTCTTCTCGTAATCTCCATGGTGGGATTCCGTATCACTGTGCAGCAATAAGAAGTGGGCTTGTGGCCAATGTTTATATTGGAAGCTCTTTGGTGAGCTTTTATGGTAGATGCAACGAGTTACAGAATGCCTACCGGGTTTTCGAGGAAATGCCTGTGAGAAATGTGGTGTCATGGACAGCCATTATTTCAGGGTTTGCACAAGAGTGGCAGGTTGATGCGTGCTTGCAGCTTTTCAGTGAGATGAGACATTCTTCAAAACCCAATGATTTTACGTATGCAAGTATTCTGAGTGCTTGCACAGGCAGTGGAGCTCTTGGGCATGGAAGAAGTGCTCATTGCCATACCATTCGGATGGGCTTCGATTTGTACATTCACATTGCTAATGCTCTTATCTCAATGTACTGCAAATGTGGGGATGTTAAAGATGCGCTTTGCATATTCAAAAATTTGGATGGCAAAGATAATGTATCTTGGAACTCCATGATTGCAGGGTATGCACAGCATGGCCTTGCGTCACAGGCTATTGATCTTTTTGAAGAAATGAAGCAGCAATGTGTAGAACCCGATGCCATTACTTTACTAGGCGTGCTCTCTTCGTGTCGTCATGCTGGTCTCGTTCAAGAAGGCCGGAGTTACTTCAATTCAATGATCAAAGAACATGGTATTCAGCCAGAACTAGATCATTATTCATGTGTTATTGATCTTCTTGGCCGGGCTGGTTGTTTGGAAGAGGCTCAATGTTTCATTGAAAAGATGCCTATTCGTCCCAATGCCATTATCTGGGGCTCACTGCTTTCTTCCTGTAGGGTTCATGGGAGTGTGTGGATCGGCATTGAGGCTGCAGAGAGCAGGCTATTGCTGGAGCCAGAGTGCGCTTCTACCCATGTACAATTAGCAAACCTGTATGCTAGCGTGGGATGTTGGGATGACGCAGCAAGAGTTCGGAAGTTGATGAAAGATAAAGGGATTAAAACAAGTCCTGGGTTTAGCTGGATTCAGATTAGTAATGAAGTTCACAGGTTTAGAGCAGAAGACTGTTCAAACCCCAAAATGATTGAAATTATTGCTGTCTTGGATAGTTTGGTAGAACACAATAAGACTTTACGCTATGAGCCTGAAAtgcaagaagaagaggttgatgatgctttatatatataagttataactGCGTGACTTGTAAAATGGCAGattgttatatttttttccctgTTACACCCATTCTCATTTGAACTGATGATGGCAAACTTTTTGAGAACAATGTTTCTCGTTTGCCgccaatttttttctttattgaaaaaacgaataaagaacaaaagattCTTAGCTTCCTTAAAACGTGAGAAAAAATGGGGAAAGAAAAGACATCTTATAACAAGGAACTGTTAACATGCTACATAACAGCATATACCGAGTTCAGATGATACTACAAAATCCTATCCTCATTTTATCATGTCTCAAAGCAATGCTCCTGACAAAGGGAACCAAGAAAGCAGAAACTGTTACTGGAGAACACGCATCAAAACTTCACCATTCAGGCAGAAGCCTTTGTTCTTCACAAGGAATGCATTCATTGCCTCAGTTTGAGTATGAAAGCGAACAGTTGCCCATTTAGCGGGCTCTTGGGAAGGtctgcataaaaaaaaaaaaacattttaaaaaaatagatttaaCAAAGTGAAATCAATTTAAGAATGATATTTATGAGTTTATATTCTTTGAAATCTACTA
Protein-coding regions in this window:
- the LOC109949831 gene encoding pentatricopeptide repeat-containing protein At2g37320; this encodes MNGILFQASFSFRKKLSQYILQTHSSHSKPFFSSPNLTRSSQETKKLHNALRVLDLITPKPTLTARRRQGHLRLIQDFLQSDSEHFSNASAFSDSNSPIKISTLLDELFDSSSVDSPSCAERFPIDASVLSHAISSYGSSRNLHGGIPYHCAAIRSGLVANVYIGSSLVSFYGRCNELQNAYRVFEEMPVRNVVSWTAIISGFAQEWQVDACLQLFSEMRHSSKPNDFTYASILSACTGSGALGHGRSAHCHTIRMGFDLYIHIANALISMYCKCGDVKDALCIFKNLDGKDNVSWNSMIAGYAQHGLASQAIDLFEEMKQQCVEPDAITLLGVLSSCRHAGLVQEGRSYFNSMIKEHGIQPELDHYSCVIDLLGRAGCLEEAQCFIEKMPIRPNAIIWGSLLSSCRVHGSVWIGIEAAESRLLLEPECASTHVQLANLYASVGCWDDAARVRKLMKDKGIKTSPGFSWIQISNEVHRFRAEDCSNPKMIEIIAVLDSLVEHNKTLRYEPEMQEEEVDDALYI